A single Crateriforma conspicua DNA region contains:
- a CDS encoding 3-keto-disaccharide hydrolase, with product MRRAIQSFAVYPFLLTTFGLLLPTATLGDDSSATGTAKDLFNGKDLTGWHVDVPDADDNPDIQPSFVVRDGKLVSMGTPRGHLITDQSYSDYRLEVEYRFAGKPGNCGVLVHASTPRALYKMFPQSIEVQMMHENAGDFWCIHENIVVSDMASRRPGDPSTWGGKQGQSRRILNLTDGSEKPLGQWNRMVVECADDQVKVWVNGDLVNEGFDCTAEQGQIALQAEGSEVEFRKVQLTPIRQISDQVPENQASDQ from the coding sequence ATGCGACGTGCCATCCAATCTTTCGCGGTTTACCCTTTTCTACTGACGACCTTCGGCTTGCTGCTGCCCACGGCGACGCTTGGCGACGATTCATCGGCAACTGGCACGGCCAAGGACTTGTTCAACGGTAAAGACCTGACCGGTTGGCACGTCGATGTCCCCGATGCGGACGACAACCCTGACATCCAGCCATCATTTGTCGTCCGTGACGGCAAATTGGTCAGCATGGGCACGCCCCGTGGTCACCTGATCACCGACCAATCGTATTCCGATTATCGGCTAGAGGTCGAATATCGCTTTGCGGGCAAACCGGGTAACTGTGGCGTGCTGGTTCACGCGTCCACTCCCAGGGCGCTGTACAAGATGTTTCCGCAGTCCATCGAAGTGCAGATGATGCATGAAAACGCGGGCGACTTTTGGTGCATCCACGAAAACATCGTCGTCAGCGACATGGCGTCGCGACGACCGGGGGATCCGTCGACCTGGGGCGGCAAGCAGGGGCAAAGCCGACGCATCTTGAATTTGACCGACGGTTCGGAAAAGCCGCTGGGGCAATGGAACCGAATGGTCGTGGAATGTGCCGACGACCAGGTCAAGGTCTGGGTCAACGGCGACCTGGTCAACGAAGGCTTTGATTGCACGGCCGAGCAAGGCCAGATCGCTCTGCAGGCCGAAGGCAGCGAGGTCGAATTTCGCAAGGTCCAACTGACGCCGATCCGGCAAATCAGCGATCAAGTTCCCGAAAACCAAGCAAGCGACCAATGA
- a CDS encoding DUF6868 family protein, translating into MTTGRSITDLKTLRRFLGVCTLLNFGMLTLATGILLAAGGMIASLHSRWFGLTEATLSVMYFSFLAGYKLLILGFNLVPYLALRCVDR; encoded by the coding sequence ATGACGACCGGTCGATCCATCACGGACCTGAAGACTCTGCGACGTTTCCTTGGCGTCTGCACGCTGTTGAACTTTGGCATGCTGACGCTTGCGACCGGCATTTTATTGGCAGCCGGGGGAATGATTGCATCCCTGCATTCCCGTTGGTTCGGCTTGACCGAAGCAACGTTGTCGGTGATGTATTTTTCGTTCTTGGCCGGATACAAGCTGTTGATACTTGGCTTCAACCTAGTGCCGTATCTGGCACTACGATGCGTCGATCGTTGA
- a CDS encoding HdeD family acid-resistance protein: protein MNDQPVISTTPLLVMGIVLAVMGGVAIAAPAIAGTAVVLLIGSLMLLAGIAQVVAAIQVKGWSDKLPMIILGAITAIAGLGVLAHPLLGLSFLALLLTIFFVVEGVWKIVASFRFRPATGWIALLISGLLTLALGIMIWMQWPLSGLWATGVLVGVNLLFTGVSLIGLAMTLKQAGQAVRSTIDAS, encoded by the coding sequence ATGAATGACCAACCTGTGATTTCGACAACACCTCTGTTGGTGATGGGGATTGTTCTGGCGGTCATGGGGGGCGTCGCGATTGCCGCGCCAGCCATCGCCGGTACCGCCGTCGTTCTTCTGATTGGTTCGTTGATGCTTCTGGCGGGAATCGCGCAAGTGGTCGCCGCGATTCAGGTCAAAGGTTGGTCCGACAAATTGCCGATGATCATCCTGGGGGCAATCACCGCGATCGCCGGTTTGGGAGTGTTGGCGCATCCGCTTCTGGGGCTCAGTTTCCTAGCCTTGTTGTTGACGATCTTTTTTGTCGTCGAAGGCGTTTGGAAAATCGTGGCTTCGTTCCGCTTTCGTCCCGCGACCGGTTGGATCGCTCTGTTGATCAGTGGCCTATTGACCCTGGCTTTGGGCATCATGATTTGGATGCAGTGGCCGCTGTCTGGACTATGGGCGACCGGAGTGCTGGTCGGTGTCAATTTGTTGTTCACCGGTGTTTCGCTGATCGGGCTTGCGATGACGTTGAAGCAAGCCGGCCAAGCGGTGCGGTCAACGATCGACGCATCGTAG